A region of Lichenibacterium dinghuense DNA encodes the following proteins:
- a CDS encoding alpha/beta hydrolase produces MPTLSRRSILLLAAGLPVLAGACTPSPPSLAGSLSRRTVGLGRSPGATALVAFDTTPFPFHGTAPGRDKPFMDVNDGGRLGHSSSRNGVLWEDQTYADKRVLLSIPRGFDPRRPAALVVFLHGNEARLDRDVRDRQGVVRQLDDSGINAVLVAPQFAVDAKDSSAGRFWQPGVFAQFLREAGRHLAELNGTPEAAFVFDEAPVILVGYSGGYLPAAAALRYGGAGRRVRGVVLLDALYGEEDTFANFALHRGPGFFVSLYGKSSRIGNEALKRRLAAAGVPIGDDSLPEAIGPGAVVFVDAGDAVPHGDFVTGALGGDPLAAVLARLRGFPRSPAPGLVASE; encoded by the coding sequence GTGCCGACCCTGTCCCGCCGATCGATCCTGCTCCTCGCCGCGGGCCTGCCCGTGCTGGCCGGCGCCTGCACGCCGAGCCCGCCCTCGCTGGCCGGCAGCCTGTCGCGCCGCACCGTCGGGCTCGGGCGGTCGCCGGGCGCCACCGCGCTCGTCGCCTTCGACACCACGCCCTTCCCGTTCCACGGCACCGCGCCGGGCCGCGACAAGCCCTTCATGGACGTGAACGACGGCGGCCGGCTCGGCCACTCCTCCTCACGCAACGGCGTGCTGTGGGAGGACCAGACCTACGCGGACAAGCGCGTTCTGCTGTCGATCCCGAGGGGCTTCGACCCGCGCCGGCCGGCGGCGCTGGTCGTGTTCCTCCACGGCAACGAGGCGCGGCTCGACCGCGACGTGCGGGACCGCCAGGGCGTGGTGCGCCAGCTCGACGACTCCGGCATCAACGCCGTCCTGGTCGCGCCGCAGTTCGCCGTGGACGCCAAGGATTCCAGCGCCGGCCGCTTCTGGCAGCCGGGCGTCTTCGCGCAGTTCCTCCGCGAGGCGGGGCGGCATCTCGCCGAGCTCAACGGCACGCCGGAGGCCGCCTTCGTGTTCGACGAGGCGCCCGTGATCCTCGTCGGCTATTCGGGCGGGTACCTGCCGGCCGCCGCGGCGCTGCGCTACGGCGGCGCCGGCCGGCGCGTCCGCGGCGTCGTGCTGCTCGACGCGCTCTACGGCGAGGAGGACACCTTCGCGAACTTCGCCCTGCACCGCGGGCCGGGGTTCTTCGTCAGCCTCTACGGGAAATCCTCGCGCATTGGCAACGAGGCGCTGAAGCGCCGCCTCGCCGCCGCGGGCGTGCCGATCGGCGACGACAGCCTCCCCGAAGCGATCGGGCCGGGTGCGGTGGTGTTCGTCGACGCGGGCGACGCCGTGCCCCACGGCGACTTCGTCACGGGCGCGCTCGGTGGCGACCCGCTGGCGGCCGTGCTGGCGCGGCTGCGCGGCTTCCCGCGCAGCCCGGCGCCGGGGCTGGTGGCGAGCGAGTGA
- a CDS encoding glutathione S-transferase family protein: MITLYHLDRSRSERIVWLFEELGLPYRLETFLRRPDLYGPEEMRNVHPLGRAPVIRDGDTVLAESGAIVQYVLARHGDGRLEVAPAAPNFARYLYWLHYAEGSLMLQLLREWSVDRMLPDADGHPGMARLREGTRQHLATVDEALRASPYLAGPDFTAADVMMAYPFTTFRREIRPLDLMPFPAIEAWVRRLEARPAFRKATTPA; encoded by the coding sequence ATGATCACCCTCTACCACCTCGACCGCTCGCGTTCCGAGCGCATCGTCTGGCTCTTCGAGGAGCTGGGCCTGCCCTACCGGCTCGAAACCTTCCTGCGTCGCCCGGACCTCTACGGGCCGGAGGAGATGAGGAACGTCCACCCGCTCGGCCGCGCCCCCGTGATCCGCGACGGCGACACCGTGCTGGCCGAGTCGGGCGCCATCGTCCAATACGTGCTGGCGCGCCACGGCGATGGACGGCTGGAGGTCGCGCCCGCGGCGCCGAACTTCGCCCGCTACCTCTACTGGCTGCACTACGCCGAGGGCAGCCTGATGCTCCAGCTCCTGCGCGAATGGTCGGTCGACCGCATGCTGCCCGACGCCGACGGGCATCCCGGCATGGCGCGGCTGCGGGAGGGGACGCGGCAGCACCTCGCCACCGTGGACGAGGCGCTGCGGGCCTCGCCCTACCTCGCGGGGCCGGACTTCACCGCGGCCGACGTCATGATGGCCTACCCGTTCACGACCTTCCGCCGCGAGATCCGCCCCCTCGACCTCATGCCCTTCCCGGCGATCGAGGCCTGGGTGCGGCGCCTCGAAGCGCGGCCGGCCTTCCGCAAGGCGACGACGCCGGCCTGA
- a CDS encoding glycosyltransferase codes for MLLDDRPDVDPSFSRPLAGARRLRPGRVHGGPHRPSPDPGPLDDLPPELAFLVAQGVAPPILRRAARIAAEIGVAGEDALFGLGFPDERYARLLARHLGAPHLHHPPTLAREHLDAVAAAEVGWAPLAPRPGEPAHVFAPRGAALRLLLDEHRFEDVGTYGFAITTRRRFEALLRRHGGEDFRERIASGLAGWDAALSARGGVTRPQKGAALAIAAALCAGLAAAPALTGLLLFAALFSVFAAAVAQRLVVVAAGRGAERDPPVPPLPDRDLPVYTLIVPLFGEARVLPSLVRALDAIDYPAAKLDVKVMLEEGDRATAAAVARLGLPPRYDVIVLPGGHPRTKPRALNAALESARGALVVVYDAEDRPHPGQLRAAAARFASAPDDLACLQARLTVDHADETWFTRLFALDYAALFHAVKPGLAALGLPVPLGGTSNHFRAAALRRVGGWDAWNVTEDIDLGYRLARFGFRVGSLDSDTFEEAPLSLDRWLPQRSRWLKGWMVTLLVHGRDPRRLFRDLGPRSGLSVAVSLVATVLSCLAGPPLLALVAVEGWCGILFRADTPLWWLFVAASAALLAGGGAAALWPAALGAWRMGRFGLAGWLSTLPFYLLLVSAASWRAAVELWWDPQRWNKTEHGLARARAQAPH; via the coding sequence ATGCTGCTCGACGACCGACCCGACGTCGATCCCTCGTTCAGCCGCCCCCTCGCCGGGGCGCGACGGCTCCGTCCGGGCCGGGTCCACGGCGGCCCGCACCGTCCCTCGCCGGATCCGGGGCCGCTCGACGACCTGCCGCCCGAGCTGGCCTTCCTCGTGGCGCAGGGCGTTGCGCCGCCGATCCTGCGCCGGGCCGCGCGGATCGCGGCCGAGATCGGCGTCGCGGGCGAGGACGCGCTGTTCGGCCTCGGCTTTCCGGACGAGCGCTACGCTCGCCTGCTCGCGCGGCACCTCGGCGCCCCCCACCTCCACCATCCCCCGACGCTGGCCCGCGAGCACCTCGACGCCGTGGCGGCGGCCGAGGTGGGCTGGGCGCCGTTGGCGCCCCGACCCGGCGAACCCGCACACGTCTTCGCGCCGCGCGGGGCCGCCCTCCGCCTCCTGCTCGACGAGCACCGCTTCGAGGACGTCGGCACCTACGGCTTCGCCATCACCACCCGCCGCCGCTTCGAGGCCCTGCTGCGCCGCCACGGCGGGGAGGATTTCCGGGAACGCATCGCCTCCGGCCTCGCCGGGTGGGACGCGGCGCTGTCGGCGCGCGGCGGCGTCACGCGGCCGCAGAAGGGGGCGGCTCTGGCCATCGCCGCCGCGCTGTGCGCCGGCCTCGCCGCGGCGCCGGCCCTGACCGGTCTCCTGCTGTTCGCGGCGCTGTTCTCCGTCTTCGCCGCCGCGGTGGCGCAGCGTCTCGTCGTCGTGGCGGCCGGCCGGGGGGCCGAACGGGACCCGCCGGTGCCGCCGCTGCCGGACCGCGACCTTCCCGTCTACACGCTGATCGTGCCGCTGTTCGGCGAGGCCCGCGTGCTGCCCTCCCTCGTGCGCGCCCTCGACGCGATCGACTATCCGGCGGCCAAGCTCGACGTGAAGGTGATGCTGGAGGAGGGCGACCGCGCCACGGCGGCGGCGGTGGCGCGGCTCGGCCTGCCGCCCCGCTACGACGTCATCGTGCTGCCGGGCGGCCACCCCCGCACCAAGCCGCGCGCCCTCAACGCCGCGCTGGAATCGGCCCGCGGCGCGCTCGTCGTCGTCTACGACGCCGAGGACCGGCCGCATCCGGGCCAGCTCCGCGCCGCCGCGGCCCGCTTCGCCTCCGCCCCGGACGACCTCGCCTGCCTGCAGGCCCGGCTGACGGTCGACCACGCCGACGAGACCTGGTTCACGCGGCTCTTCGCCCTCGACTACGCGGCGCTGTTCCACGCCGTGAAGCCGGGGCTGGCGGCGCTCGGCCTCCCCGTCCCGCTCGGCGGCACCTCCAACCACTTCCGCGCCGCGGCCCTGCGCCGCGTCGGCGGCTGGGACGCCTGGAACGTGACCGAGGACATCGACCTCGGCTACCGGCTCGCCCGCTTCGGCTTCCGCGTCGGCTCCCTCGACTCCGACACGTTCGAGGAGGCGCCCCTGTCGCTCGATCGGTGGCTGCCGCAGCGCAGCCGCTGGCTGAAGGGCTGGATGGTGACGCTGCTGGTCCACGGCCGCGACCCGCGCCGGCTGTTCCGCGACCTCGGCCCGCGCTCCGGCCTGTCGGTCGCCGTGTCGCTCGTCGCCACCGTGCTGAGCTGCCTCGCCGGTCCGCCGCTGCTCGCCCTCGTGGCGGTCGAGGGATGGTGCGGCATCCTGTTCCGCGCCGACACCCCGCTGTGGTGGCTGTTCGTGGCCGCGAGCGCGGCCCTGCTGGCCGGCGGCGGCGCCGCGGCGCTGTGGCCCGCCGCGCTCGGGGCGTGGCGCATGGGGCGCTTCGGCCTGGCGGGCTGGCTGTCGACGCTGCCCTTCTACCTGCTGCTCGTGTCGGCCGCGTCCTGGCGCGCCGCCGTCGAGCTGTGGTGGGATCCGCAGCGCTGGAACAAGACCGAGCACGGCCTGGCGCGCGCCCGCGCGCAAGCCCCGCACTGA
- the rhuM gene encoding RhuM family protein has product MPNQRSAPDDPEPRRAAPRPRRGPEPAPAADQLELEFVRFGPRDRALDLRVDLGADTIWATQAQMAEMFGVGAAAVSKELATLRAEGGLGAVRPGSAGAGELYDIDAILCVGYRVSSAKAATFRRWASQTLRASAVDGYALNEARLRDDPAAGDRLASRLRAIRAGETNIYETVRAFFRQAAQDHDEDDPAAKRFSALLRDKFVYAITGRTPSEVILARADHDAPNMGLTRLAGDAPSVDEARIASNYLDGDEIYALHVLCEQFLLYVQGQAARGRAMTMRELAGKLDDLLRLDDYPVLPGHKDVHRDRAVRHAGAEYARFVLRAAPKPRLGRR; this is encoded by the coding sequence ATGCCCAACCAGCGCTCCGCCCCCGACGATCCCGAGCCGAGGCGCGCCGCCCCGCGCCCGCGGCGCGGCCCCGAGCCCGCCCCGGCGGCCGATCAGCTCGAGCTCGAGTTCGTGCGCTTCGGCCCGCGCGACCGGGCGCTCGATCTCCGGGTCGACCTCGGCGCCGACACGATCTGGGCCACACAGGCCCAGATGGCGGAGATGTTCGGCGTCGGCGCCGCGGCCGTGTCCAAGGAGCTGGCGACGCTGAGGGCCGAGGGCGGCCTCGGCGCGGTCCGCCCCGGCAGCGCCGGCGCGGGCGAACTCTACGACATCGACGCCATCCTGTGCGTCGGCTACCGGGTCAGCTCCGCCAAGGCCGCCACGTTCCGCCGCTGGGCCAGCCAGACGCTGCGCGCCTCCGCGGTCGACGGATACGCGCTGAACGAGGCGCGGCTGCGCGACGATCCCGCGGCGGGCGACCGGCTGGCGTCGCGGCTGCGCGCCATCCGGGCCGGCGAGACCAACATCTACGAGACGGTGCGGGCCTTCTTCCGGCAGGCCGCGCAGGACCACGACGAGGACGACCCCGCGGCGAAGCGCTTTTCAGCGCTGCTGCGGGACAAGTTCGTCTACGCCATCACCGGGCGCACGCCCTCCGAGGTGATCCTGGCGCGGGCCGACCACGACGCGCCCAACATGGGCCTGACGCGGCTGGCGGGCGACGCGCCCAGCGTCGACGAGGCCCGCATCGCGTCGAACTACCTCGACGGCGACGAGATCTACGCCCTGCACGTGCTGTGCGAACAGTTCCTGCTCTACGTCCAGGGGCAGGCGGCGCGGGGGCGGGCCATGACTATGCGGGAACTCGCCGGCAAGCTCGACGACCTCCTGCGGCTCGACGATTATCCCGTGCTGCCCGGCCACAAGGACGTCCACCGCGACCGCGCCGTGCGGCACGCCGGCGCCGAATACGCCCGCTTCGTGCTGCGCGCCGCCCCGAAGCCGCGCCTCGGCCGCCGGTGA
- a CDS encoding MucR family transcriptional regulator, producing the protein MSDDAPDLNVVEMAAEIVSAYVRNNSVPVGELPALLQSVHESLGSILHGPKPEAVKEPPQPKVPVKKSVTNDYIVCLEDGKRFKSLKRHLHSEHGLSPQEYRDKWGLGKDYPMVAPAYADARSNLAKTMGLGRKAGTPALEMPEPEPELDIPEPEPAAEPEPEPVKAEEPAPAEEPAKKPRRGRAKATA; encoded by the coding sequence ATGTCCGATGATGCACCAGATCTGAACGTCGTCGAGATGGCGGCTGAAATCGTCTCGGCCTATGTGCGGAACAACTCCGTCCCGGTCGGCGAGTTGCCGGCGCTCCTCCAATCGGTCCACGAGTCGCTCGGAAGCATCCTTCACGGCCCCAAGCCGGAGGCCGTGAAGGAGCCTCCGCAACCCAAGGTTCCCGTCAAGAAATCCGTGACCAACGACTATATCGTCTGCCTCGAGGACGGGAAGCGTTTCAAGTCGCTGAAGCGCCATCTCCATTCCGAGCACGGCCTGTCGCCGCAGGAGTATCGGGACAAGTGGGGCCTGGGCAAAGACTATCCGATGGTGGCGCCCGCCTACGCGGACGCGCGCTCCAACCTCGCCAAGACCATGGGCCTCGGCCGCAAGGCCGGCACGCCCGCCCTGGAGATGCCGGAGCCCGAGCCCGAGCTCGACATCCCGGAGCCGGAACCCGCCGCCGAGCCGGAGCCCGAGCCCGTCAAGGCCGAAGAGCCCGCACCGGCGGAGGAGCCGGCCAAGAAGCCCCGCCGCGGCCGCGCTAAGGCGACCGCCTGA
- a CDS encoding trypsin-like serine peptidase, producing MNTKDGLGPVRLAAALAGLALSGGPSSASPAPALPAEHHATVDADSYPWSAVGKLFNSIGGACTAAAIAPDKVLTAAHCLYAFRTHRFLQPESIHFLLGYARGDYRIHARVASFAVGPGYDPADETRTAARDWAVLTLAEPLPASVRPIALAAAVPAPGTAIEIGGFAQDRAYLMTADTHCRLLGPSAGTPVLAHDCVIAHGDSGAPLLVPAGDGAVQAFAVTVGFWTVGGKQVSIAAPVTASTLATAEARR from the coding sequence TTGAACACGAAGGACGGACTCGGGCCGGTGCGCCTCGCGGCCGCGCTGGCGGGCTTGGCCCTGTCCGGCGGACCCTCGTCCGCCTCGCCCGCCCCGGCGCTCCCCGCGGAGCACCACGCCACGGTGGACGCCGACAGCTATCCCTGGTCGGCCGTCGGCAAGCTGTTCAACTCCATCGGCGGCGCCTGCACGGCCGCCGCCATCGCGCCCGACAAGGTGCTGACCGCCGCCCACTGCCTCTATGCCTTCCGGACCCACCGCTTCCTGCAGCCGGAGTCCATCCACTTCCTGCTCGGCTACGCGCGGGGCGACTACCGCATCCACGCCCGCGTCGCCTCCTTCGCGGTGGGGCCGGGCTACGACCCGGCGGACGAGACCCGCACGGCCGCGCGCGACTGGGCCGTGCTGACCCTGGCGGAGCCGCTGCCGGCCTCCGTGCGGCCGATCGCGCTCGCGGCGGCCGTGCCCGCGCCCGGCACCGCCATCGAGATCGGCGGCTTCGCCCAGGACCGGGCCTATCTGATGACGGCCGACACCCACTGCCGCCTGCTGGGCCCTTCGGCGGGCACGCCCGTGCTGGCCCACGACTGCGTGATCGCGCACGGCGACAGCGGCGCGCCCCTGCTGGTGCCGGCCGGCGACGGCGCCGTGCAGGCCTTCGCCGTGACGGTGGGGTTCTGGACGGTCGGCGGCAAGCAGGTCAGCATCGCGGCCCCGGTGACGGCCTCCACCCTGGCGACCGCCGAAGCGCGGCGGTGA
- a CDS encoding enoyl-CoA hydratase/isomerase family protein, translated as MSDADTRPKHDVVARREGALGHLTLNRPAAYNALTIDMVRTVDAALDLWEHDPQVAVLLLDGAGDKAFCAGGDIRALYEAARAGLRGPIAEFFRLEYRLNARIARFPKPIVTVMHGMTMGGGIGLGAHASHRVVTERSTLAMPEVRIGFAPDVGGTHLLARAPGELGLHLALTGGRLGPADALICGLADAHVPSERLHEIRLALARCRTAADVEAALREVATAPAPGPLAAARGWIDRCYGFDAVEDIVDALEAAPEPDARAAAAEIAGNAPTSLKVTLQALRDARLLDLEDCLDREFRVSLAITARPDFVEGVRAAVVDKDRAPRWRPVRLSDVGRRDVLRHFEPVAGGELGLGTGA; from the coding sequence ATGAGCGACGCGGACACCCGCCCGAAGCACGACGTCGTGGCGCGGCGCGAAGGCGCGCTGGGCCACCTGACGCTGAACCGCCCCGCCGCCTACAACGCGCTGACGATCGACATGGTGCGGACCGTGGACGCCGCGCTCGACCTTTGGGAGCACGATCCGCAGGTCGCGGTGCTGCTGCTCGACGGGGCCGGCGACAAGGCCTTCTGCGCCGGCGGCGACATCCGCGCCCTTTACGAGGCGGCCCGCGCCGGGCTGCGCGGCCCGATCGCGGAGTTCTTTCGCCTCGAATACCGCCTCAACGCCCGCATCGCCCGCTTCCCGAAGCCGATCGTCACCGTGATGCACGGCATGACCATGGGCGGCGGCATCGGGCTCGGCGCCCACGCGTCGCACCGGGTCGTCACCGAGCGCTCGACCCTCGCCATGCCGGAGGTGCGGATCGGCTTCGCCCCCGACGTCGGCGGCACCCATCTGCTGGCCCGCGCGCCGGGCGAACTCGGCCTCCATCTGGCCCTCACGGGCGGCCGGCTCGGGCCCGCGGACGCGCTGATCTGCGGGCTCGCCGACGCCCATGTGCCGAGCGAGCGCCTGCACGAGATCCGCCTCGCCCTGGCGCGGTGCCGCACCGCCGCCGACGTCGAGGCCGCCCTCCGCGAGGTCGCGACCGCGCCCGCGCCGGGCCCCCTCGCCGCCGCGCGGGGCTGGATCGACCGCTGCTACGGGTTCGACGCGGTCGAGGACATCGTCGACGCGCTCGAAGCCGCGCCCGAACCCGACGCCCGCGCCGCCGCGGCCGAGATCGCCGGCAACGCGCCCACCTCGCTCAAGGTGACCCTGCAGGCCCTGCGCGACGCCCGCCTGCTCGACCTCGAGGACTGCCTCGACCGCGAGTTCCGCGTGTCGCTCGCCATCACGGCGCGGCCGGACTTCGTCGAAGGCGTGCGCGCCGCCGTGGTGGACAAGGACCGGGCGCCCCGGTGGCGGCCGGTGCGGCTGTCCGACGTCGGCCGCCGCGACGTGCTGCGCCACTTCGAGCCGGTCGCGGGCGGTGAACTCGGGTTGGGGACGGGCGCATGA
- a CDS encoding GNAT family N-acetyltransferase, whose product MIVRPLAAEDRAAWAPLWRGYQEFYRVAIPDDTTAVTWARLLDPAEPMAGALAWDGPRAVGLVHHVRHRSTWTAGDYCYLQDLYVEAGGRGRGTGRALVGHVEALAREAGCSRLYWLTHETNAEAMLLYDRISERSGFVQYRKALT is encoded by the coding sequence ATGATCGTCAGGCCGCTCGCGGCGGAGGACCGGGCCGCGTGGGCGCCGCTGTGGCGCGGCTACCAGGAGTTCTATCGCGTCGCCATCCCGGACGACACCACGGCCGTCACCTGGGCGCGGCTGCTCGACCCTGCGGAGCCGATGGCCGGCGCACTGGCCTGGGACGGGCCGCGCGCGGTCGGCCTGGTGCACCACGTCCGCCACCGCTCGACCTGGACGGCCGGCGACTACTGCTACCTGCAGGACCTCTACGTGGAGGCCGGCGGCCGCGGCCGCGGCACCGGGCGCGCGCTGGTCGGCCACGTCGAGGCGCTGGCGCGCGAGGCGGGCTGTTCCCGCCTCTACTGGCTCACCCACGAGACCAACGCCGAGGCCATGCTGCTTTATGACAGGATCTCGGAACGGTCGGGCTTCGTTCAATACCGCAAGGCGCTGACATGA
- a CDS encoding histidine kinase famiy protein, with amino-acid sequence MVSTPEKPPTYGPVSSVTGSGPSGVEDKHHDIFFAAVETTRMPMIVTDPYQDDNPIIFANRAFSRMTGYEVSELVGTNCRFLQGRETDPDTVAEIRQAVADRRQFSTEVLNYRKDGSSFWNALFISPVFDRAGELVYFFGSQLDVSRRRDAELALHQAQKMEALGQLTGGIAHDFNNLLQVISGYTDVVQTLAEKGRGGAPVSVDRLSRAGDALRQATDRASTLTHQLLAFARKQRLEGRPINLNTLFGAMSDMAEQTLGGNVTLRRAFAPDLWNCRIDPTQGEVAILNVLINARDAMPDGGTITVGTANHLLTDPDEALRRNLTPGPYVAVSVDDDGAGMPPEILARVMEPFFTTKPEGKGTGLGLAMVYGFAKQSGGTVEIESVVGRGSTVTLLFPATDQVSAAAVPSAPRAADRDGTETVLVVDDRPDVAETAGMLLADFGYTVLTAHGPEQALALLDGEASVDLLFTDLIMPGGMNGVMLARAARERQPRIKVLLTTGYAEASLERTDAGGSEFNIIMKPYRRLELARRVRRVIDGPTGIG; translated from the coding sequence TTGGTGTCGACCCCCGAAAAGCCGCCCACCTACGGCCCCGTCAGCTCGGTCACGGGCAGCGGCCCGTCCGGGGTCGAGGACAAGCATCACGACATCTTCTTCGCGGCCGTCGAGACGACGCGCATGCCGATGATCGTCACGGATCCCTATCAGGACGACAACCCGATCATCTTCGCCAACCGCGCCTTCTCCCGCATGACGGGCTACGAGGTGAGCGAGCTCGTCGGCACCAACTGCCGCTTCCTGCAGGGCCGCGAGACCGACCCCGACACCGTCGCCGAGATCCGTCAGGCGGTGGCGGACCGGCGCCAGTTCTCCACCGAGGTCCTGAACTACCGCAAGGACGGGTCGAGCTTCTGGAACGCGCTGTTCATCAGCCCGGTGTTCGACCGGGCGGGCGAGCTCGTCTACTTCTTCGGCTCCCAGCTCGACGTGTCGCGCCGCCGCGACGCCGAGCTGGCGCTGCATCAGGCGCAGAAGATGGAGGCGCTCGGCCAGCTCACCGGCGGCATCGCCCACGACTTCAACAACCTCCTGCAGGTCATCTCAGGCTACACGGACGTGGTCCAGACCCTGGCCGAGAAGGGCCGCGGCGGTGCGCCCGTGAGCGTCGACCGCCTGAGCCGGGCCGGCGACGCCCTGCGGCAGGCGACCGACCGCGCCAGCACGCTGACGCACCAACTGCTCGCCTTCGCGCGCAAGCAGCGGCTCGAAGGGCGGCCGATCAACCTCAACACCCTGTTCGGCGCCATGAGCGACATGGCGGAACAGACGCTCGGCGGCAACGTCACCCTGCGCCGGGCCTTCGCGCCCGACCTGTGGAACTGCCGCATCGACCCGACGCAGGGCGAGGTGGCCATCCTCAACGTGCTGATCAACGCCCGCGACGCCATGCCGGACGGGGGCACCATCACGGTCGGCACCGCCAACCATCTCCTGACGGACCCGGACGAGGCGCTCCGGCGCAACCTGACGCCGGGGCCCTACGTGGCCGTTTCGGTCGACGACGACGGGGCCGGCATGCCGCCGGAGATCCTGGCCCGCGTGATGGAGCCCTTCTTCACCACCAAGCCGGAGGGCAAGGGCACGGGGCTCGGCCTCGCCATGGTCTACGGCTTCGCCAAGCAGTCGGGCGGCACGGTCGAGATCGAGTCGGTGGTGGGGCGCGGCAGCACGGTGACGCTGCTGTTCCCCGCGACCGACCAGGTCAGCGCAGCCGCCGTGCCCTCGGCCCCCCGCGCGGCCGACCGAGACGGCACGGAAACCGTGCTGGTCGTCGACGACCGGCCCGACGTGGCCGAGACGGCCGGCATGCTGCTGGCCGACTTCGGCTACACGGTGCTCACGGCGCACGGCCCGGAACAGGCGCTCGCGCTGCTCGACGGCGAGGCGAGCGTCGACCTGCTGTTCACCGACCTCATCATGCCCGGCGGCATGAACGGCGTCATGCTGGCCCGCGCCGCCCGCGAGCGCCAGCCCAGGATCAAGGTCCTGCTGACGACCGGCTACGCCGAAGCGTCGCTGGAACGCACCGACGCCGGCGGCAGCGAGTTCAACATCATCATGAAGCCCTACCGGCGCCTGGAACTGGCGCGCCGCGTCCGGCGCGTGATCGACGGGCCGACGGGCATCGGCTGA
- a CDS encoding mechanosensitive ion channel family protein produces MDFDFSRALASLRGMAAGFFTLLPYLIVALIVYALFHLAGRYAHRALLYLSERRRQHRNLGRVLGRLAQGGLMLVGLLVALVIAVPSFKPGQLVQLLGISGVAIGFAFRDILQNFLAGILILLTEPFRIGDQIAVSGYEGTVEEIETRATSIRTYDGRRVVIPNATLFSQSVTVDTAYSHRRLQYDVGIGYGDDVDRARAIVLEAMRGVEEVMDEPAPEVLVVDLAGSSVNLRIRWWIEPPRRADVVASRDRVLQAVKEALQGAGIDLPYPTTQVLFHDQTEETDGDRARQREGWPAGPDGHPAPRDLVGALRAGRGERREGWP; encoded by the coding sequence ATGGATTTCGACTTCTCCCGAGCGCTCGCATCGCTGCGCGGCATGGCGGCCGGCTTCTTCACCCTGCTGCCCTACCTGATCGTGGCGCTGATCGTCTACGCGCTGTTCCACCTCGCGGGCCGCTACGCGCACCGGGCCCTCCTCTACCTGTCGGAGCGCCGCCGGCAGCACCGCAATCTCGGCCGCGTGCTGGGGCGCCTCGCCCAGGGCGGGCTGATGCTGGTCGGGCTGCTGGTCGCGCTCGTGATCGCCGTGCCGTCCTTCAAGCCCGGCCAGCTCGTGCAACTGCTCGGCATCAGCGGCGTCGCCATCGGCTTCGCGTTCCGCGACATCCTGCAGAACTTCCTGGCCGGCATCCTGATCCTGCTCACCGAGCCCTTCCGCATCGGCGACCAGATCGCGGTCAGCGGCTACGAGGGCACGGTCGAGGAGATCGAGACCCGCGCCACCTCGATCCGCACCTACGACGGGCGTCGCGTGGTGATCCCCAACGCGACGCTGTTCTCCCAATCCGTCACGGTCGACACCGCCTATTCGCACCGCCGCCTGCAATACGACGTCGGCATCGGCTACGGCGACGACGTGGACCGCGCCCGGGCCATCGTTCTGGAGGCGATGCGCGGCGTCGAGGAGGTGATGGACGAGCCCGCCCCGGAGGTGCTGGTGGTCGACCTCGCCGGCTCCAGCGTGAACCTGCGCATCCGCTGGTGGATCGAGCCGCCGCGCCGCGCCGACGTGGTGGCGAGCCGCGACCGCGTGCTCCAGGCCGTCAAGGAAGCGCTGCAGGGCGCCGGCATCGACCTGCCCTATCCCACCACGCAGGTCCTGTTCCACGACCAGACCGAGGAGACCGACGGCGACCGCGCGCGTCAGCGCGAGGGCTGGCCGGCGGGACCGGACGGCCATCCCGCGCCGCGCGACCTCGTCGGCGCGCTGCGCGCCGGGCGGGGCGAGCGCAGGGAGGGATGGCCGTGA